The genomic DNA CGACGAGTTCTCTTTCCAAACTCCGGCGGAGGAATTCCCGCATCGGAAGTGACACTCGCTGAATCTCTTCAGGAAGAAGGCTACGCGACAGGCTGTTTCGGAAAATGGCATCTTGGACACCTGCCACAGTTCCTGCCAACGAACAATGGGTTCGACACTTACTTCGGCATTCCGTATTCCAACGACATGGACCGACTGAATGACGCCGCCCCAAAGGGACGTGGTGCCTTCCTGGAACCAAAGATCGAATACTGGAATGTTCCCATCATCCAGGATCTTGAAGTTGTAGAACGCCCTGCGGATCAAACAACGATCACTCGCCGTTACACCGAACACGCTGTGGACTTCATCAAGAAAAATAAAGAGCAACCATTCTTCGTCTACTTGCCACACTCACTCCCTCACATTCCGTTGTTTCGCGGTAAGGAGTTTGAAAACCACAGTGCCCGAGGACTGTATGGCGATGTCATTGAGGAAATTGACTGGTCCGTCGGCCAGGTTTTAAAAACACTTCAAGACGAAGGACTCGCCGAAAATACTTGTGTCTTTTTCACAAGTGATAATGGCCCATGGTTGATCTTTAATGAGCATGGCGGAACGGCAGGACTCCTGAAGGATGGCAAAGGCTGTACTTGGGAAGGTGGAATGAGAGAACCGGGAATCGCCTGGTGGCCGGGAAAAATTCCTGCCGGTCAGGTCTCCTTAGAACTTGCGAGTACAATGGACCTGTACACAACGTGCATCACCCTGGCAGGCGGGAAAATTCCTGATGACCGCATTGTTGATGGTCTCGACATCTCGCCCGTTCTTTTCGGCGAAGGGAAAAGCCCTCGCGAAACAATCTACTATTATCGTGGAACGGAATTGATGGCGGTGCGGCACCGGGAATGGAAAGCACACTATTACACGCAGGGAGCTTATGGTGCCGATGCCCGAAAACGCGAGAACCATGATGTCCCGCTCCTGTACAATCTCCATCATGATCCCAGTGAACGTTTTAACTTGAACAAAAAGCACCCTGAGGTTCTTGCGAAAATCGAAAAGCTTGTCAAAACACATCGCGAACAACTGAAAGCTCCAGCGTCGCAACTGGAGATTCCCCTCTAGAACACTTACGTGTTTCGTGTGCCCGAGGAGAGTGCTTTTGATGTAGAAGATCACTCATTTCCACGAGGCAGAAGGCGTACATCATTCCAGAACTGATCCTGAAACTTGAAATTGCCCGCTCTAACGTTGAGATAAGCAGCTATCCCAAAAGTTTTCGGACTGACTCTCAAATAGCTCTTGAAATAAGGAAATCATGGCAAGCAAGAAGGAGTCACTGACCAGCAAAAAAATGCTGACCGCAGATGAGAGTGAGAAGGACCGCCCCACTCACCCGATGCTGGTGCTGGTCGCCGGGTTTGTCTCTGCGATTCTGCTTTTCTTCTGCTGCGCATGCAGTGGTGCAATGTGGTGGTTTCGACCGGAGATCTATGAAGATCCCGACCGGGCCATGCAACTGACTCAAGAAATTGTCGAGATTCACATCCCTGACAGCTACCAACCGAAGGGAACCATTGAACTCAACGCAGCCTACTTGATGAGCATCCGAGGGGTTTATTACGAACGGTTTGCCGGCGATGGATTGTTGACGCTGATTGAAATCAACAGCCAGTTCCGGTCCGATGAGGACGTTCAACGACACATTCGAAAAACGTTAATGGAAAAAGGGGGCGGAGGGACACCGCTTGTTGTCGACGAATCCAAAACGGTCCGTCTCCCGATCGATATTCAGGGAGAAGAAGTCCTCTTCGTGTTTGAAGTCGGCCAAGATCCCCCTACGCGAAAAAAGTATCACCTCGTCGAAGGAGCCTTCCCCGGAAAAAACGGAGAAGTCCTACTCTCCATGCGAGTCAACGAAGACAATTGGGAAGAGTCCTCGATCCTTGAGATGATCCGTTCCATCGGTTCCTTACCCGGCGAGAATCAGGGAATGATCCTCAACCCAACTCCCGCAACTACGGAGTAGCACCCCGTGTGTGGTTGGACACTTAAAAGTCTCCGGCGAAAAATCAACTCTGTTTTGATGAGAAGAGCTTGATCCACCACTGCCCGCGAAGGACGCGTCTCATCCATAATTTCAGCGAGTGTAGACGCCGCAGTGCAGACCAGATTGAGGCTTGTGTATCGTTTGAGGACGAATTTCCAGTTGAATAATGATTGGAGATAACTTTAAATCGAAGGACTTTACTGCATCCAACGGTCAATGCACTCGGTCCGCAGAGCGGCCCCTACTTTCGCTAAGGGCATGGCGATCAATCTCGCATAAAAGGTCGGATCAGACTTCGGGCGGCTTCGACGCAGCGAAAGAACCAGATGGTTCCAATCAATGAAAAGATGACCAACACAAAGTAGAGCATTATCGTCGCTGCTGCGTTTCCCTGGTTTCTGACTGTGAATGCAGGAGCATCATGTATTGCGAATCCGACTAACGTAACAAGCACGATGATCCCGCCCTGATAAAACAGGTAGCTATCCATATATTCTGCGGTAGGCTGATCACCAAAATACGAACCGACTGACCGCAAAAATAAAACAAATAACAGATGACTTAATAACATGAGAACCAAAGCGCTGATCGACAGCACCATGAAGAGTCCCCCCTGCCGGATATTCCCACCGTTTATGATCGCTGAAAAGACAGTTTGAACGTTTATTGAATAGCAAATCACTGCCCCGAGAAATGTCGAGAGTGCTCCAATCATGAAATACCGCAAGCAATTCTCATTCGGAGCAGCGAGGCAGCAGCACCATCCGACCAGCAATCCTAAACCAGCTAAGGGAATCGTACCCATGAATAATAATGCTACGAACTGGGGGGCAATGATCGTCATGACAAAGAGCAATAGTATGTAGCCAGCACATATCAAAACGTGGAGCAAAGAAACCACTTCATCCATAACGAGTTTCAGACCAACGATACCAGTCAGCATGAGACAAACAGTTCCGGCTAGCATCCCCGCTTCAATCTCGAAAATGGCAGCGATCAATAAACAAATTAAAACGAGTGTCGCTGCCGCGATTCCAAGTGTAATCAAGCAGACTGCCATCGTCGAAATGGATATGAGACTCAAACCAAATCGGACATAATTCCATCCAGCAGGCAAGTTCTGCATTGTCCGTTTACGATTGGCGCCCAGATTCTTTTCTGCATTCGTTGCACTGGTTTCGTACCATGGAGCGAATTCGGAAGAGGAAGTGGTATCACTTGCATCTTCGTTGACGCGACGTTTCTTTTTTTTCTTGCGTCTTTTTGCAGGAGGAATGAGAACTGACTCGCTGCAACCAGGACAGGGAACAGTACGTCCCGTGTTCTTTTCTTTTGTACGTAATTCTCTCCCACACTTCGGGCATTCCAAAGTAATCTTGCGTGGTGGTTTTTCTGGCGTATCTTGCATATCAATATTGGCAGGCTTTCGAAAAATTAAGACTGAGTCCAGACTTGTTCAAGATGAAAGTTTTCTACAATATCATGATTCCACAATGCTTACCGGACGGGTGGCACGCAACGCCGTTAACCGTGTTTTCTGAATTGAAAGAAGTCTTGATGCGAATTGAGGTTATGGAGATTCTTTTGTTGCGAAGCGAAAGATCACCCACTCTCAACCCGAAAGGAATCGGGAATGTCGCATCAAGACCGGCACGCACGAAGCGTGCAACTCAATTCTGTCGATTTATCCAAAGCCTTGCAATGGCTGACGCGGGGTGTCGATTGGTCGGCGATTCGAATGCGCAAAGAAGCAACCTGGACACCACAGTGGCTGACCTGGATGGCGATTCTCTGGGCGTGGTCAAACGAAGCGACGTTGGGGGAACGCTTTCTCTGTGCGCAGCGACTCATCCAGGGACAGTAGGGTCTGCTGTGCCGACCAGATTTGGGCTGGTGTGTTTTGTTTGAGGGCGAATTTCGAGTTATATTCTGGTTGGAGTGAACTGTAAATCGATTGACCTTACTGCATCCAGCCGTCAAGGTATTCGGTTCACCTAGCAGACCTTATTTCCTGTTCTAATGCTCTTCAGCGTTTGCCTGTTGTTTCTCGCTCTTCTGAATTGATCCATCATCTTCTAGTGCTGGATCGTAGGGATGTTCTTTTTCCCATTCGTGCCAGAAATCTGCAGGGTGGACTTGTCGCCAGTTAGCTAGAGCAGATCCGACATGGCTGAAGAACGTGTATCGCTGTTTGATCTCGGCGCGGGTCCGTGACTTTGTCGTTGCCACAACCCAGTCAACCGCCTTTTTGATTTGCTCATCCGGGGGATGAAGATCCTTTGGAGCAATCGACAACCATTCCAGATGATGCCCTGTTGCGATCACTTTCTTATAAATATCTTCGTCGCTTGGATTGCTCACCGCCTCTGCTCCGTCCGGCCAATTTCCCGGCCATGAACCGTCAGGAAACTGACTGGCGATAATCAGATCTCGGACATCTTCAAGATGCGCGTATACCGTGTCGCGAACCGGATCACTGAGAATGTTTTCGAACTTGTCATCAAGACGAATCAAGAGCACCAGCGAATAAACGCGGTGAGTCCCGCTGCAAACGCCCAGTTCTTTTTGTCCGCGCATCAAACGTTTCGCCAACAGGTCGAACGAATACTTTCGACCGCCGTCCCCAACCCATTCATTGGTCGGAGCGATCCACAAACCGAAGGCCATGGCGGTCCACTCGACTTCGCGTTCATCAAGTCGGAAATCTCGTAGCGACTCCTGAACAACATCGTAAAGTGTATGGTCAGAACGCGACGGTCCATAGACCGGAGTATCCAATCTGGCTCCCGCTTCCGTTACGCAAGCAATTAGATGATCGTGATGATACGACGCACAAATTTCTTTTCCCCAGCGAACTCGGATTCCTGTCGGCTTCTCTTCGAGCAAGGGAAGATTTTTCATCCTCTCTCCCCAGGAATCAATATACACACTGTGGTCGGTCAAAAACCGAAGCATTTCTTGACCAGAGACTGCGTGCGGATTTTGAAACGTCGCCTTCACTCCCCAAGTCCGCAAGGCGTGCTCGATGTGGTTTGGCTTCATTTCAGTCTGATCAAAACGTGGTTGAATTTTCTCCAACACTGCCGCCAATGCTTCGTCAGAAACAAGATCCGGGCGATTATATTCCCGCTCGATTTGAACCGGCTCTTCACGCGGAATAGGAACGGGAACGAACGGTTCTTTCCCGAGAAACTGAACCTTCAGGTCAGTCCGAGCTTGTGAGTTACTGACAATCAACGCGATCGAGAATGCTCCCAGAACAAGAAGCTGCACGATACCGAATGTTTTGAACGTTGATTTCTTTTTCATTTGAGGATCTCAAAATTTGAGTCAGTGTTCAGCAGATGCAGAGTAATTCCAAACTCTGTCTGGATGATCTGCCTCGTGGCGAGCAGAACGTAAAGAGCAATCTTGACTTTGCTTTAAATCGGATTCTTACGCTCAAAAATTATTGTGGTGTTGGATTCGTAAGCCGTCTTCCATTTCGCGGTTTCCTGCTTGATTCGATCAACCAGTGCAGGATGCCTGCTCGGCCTCAAAACAATCGTGTTCACGCTGTAACGATCCATAATCGCTTGCCATGACGACGAACCATGCGACACGGCGTTGTAGTGCTCCCAGACTTCTTCAGGGATAAGATGCACGTGCGACGCAGCAAAGACCTGCAAGTCCTCTGGACCTGCCCAAAGAAGGTAATCTCCCCAGTCAAACGTGTTGTAAATCTGCCCTTGTGGTGGATGCTGCTTCAGGTATTTGGCAGCTTCGAGAGGTGTCGATCTGGAAACACTTTTCTCAAATCGCTTGCGAGATTCTTCTGGAGTCTTGGGGCCACCATGGAGGACTGCCCCTCCAAACGGTGTGTATGCAAAGAAGATCCACAACAGTCCCAAAATGGAAACGGAGTACAATCCGCCACGTTTCGGTGCAGGTGGTCGCGACTTCATCCAAACGCGCCAGACCGCTGCTGCGTGCAATCCAAAATAGTAGGCAGCGACAGGAGCCCACCAGACAATGATCCTCGAAGTCCACATTGCCCCCATTCCGAAGCCGACTAATAGCAGGACTTCCCCCGTCGTTACGCGACGCGGTGAGAGGCGGTACAGAGCGATTAAACTCAAAGCAAGGACTGCAGCCGCCTGACCTTGCTTCATTCGCAAAGTAAGTGGCTCCCACTCAATCACTCCGGCCATGTTCGGATGACCGGAAATCGAGAAGACTGCTGGATAAATTCCAATTCCGTATGGATTGAGCAAAGCCGCCGCGGCTGCGAGTTCAGTG from Thalassoglobus polymorphus includes the following:
- a CDS encoding sulfatase family protein codes for the protein MNRFVLVSLCAILSMQLTSVSAQGPDQPNFVIIFADDLGYGDLGCYGNPTIRTPNLDRMAAEGMRFTQFYSASSVCTPSRAALLTGRLPIRNGMCSDKRRVLFPNSGGGIPASEVTLAESLQEEGYATGCFGKWHLGHLPQFLPTNNGFDTYFGIPYSNDMDRLNDAAPKGRGAFLEPKIEYWNVPIIQDLEVVERPADQTTITRRYTEHAVDFIKKNKEQPFFVYLPHSLPHIPLFRGKEFENHSARGLYGDVIEEIDWSVGQVLKTLQDEGLAENTCVFFTSDNGPWLIFNEHGGTAGLLKDGKGCTWEGGMREPGIAWWPGKIPAGQVSLELASTMDLYTTCITLAGGKIPDDRIVDGLDISPVLFGEGKSPRETIYYYRGTELMAVRHREWKAHYYTQGAYGADARKRENHDVPLLYNLHHDPSERFNLNKKHPEVLAKIEKLVKTHREQLKAPASQLEIPL